A genomic segment from Pseudomonas mendocina encodes:
- a CDS encoding undecaprenyl-diphosphate phosphatase: MDIWMAFQALILGIVEGLTEFLPISSTGHLIVVGDLLGFNGETATAFKIIIQLGAILAVIWEFRAKVLGVILGLPSDPKAQRFSFNLLLAFIPAVVFGLAFADLIEHWLFNPITVAMALIIGGIIMLWAEKRAHTIQAETVDEMNWKLALKVGFAQCLALIPGTSRSGATIIGGLVFGLSRKAATEFSFFLAMPTMVAATVYSLFKYRDILQVSDLPIFAIGFVSTFIVAMITVRALLKFITSHSYAVFAWYRIAFGLVILATWQLHLIDWSTAQP; encoded by the coding sequence ATGGATATCTGGATGGCCTTTCAGGCCCTGATTCTGGGCATTGTGGAAGGCCTGACCGAGTTCTTGCCCATTTCCAGCACCGGGCACCTGATCGTGGTCGGTGACCTGCTGGGCTTCAACGGCGAGACGGCAACTGCGTTCAAGATCATCATCCAGCTCGGCGCCATTCTGGCTGTCATATGGGAATTTCGCGCGAAAGTATTGGGTGTGATCCTGGGTTTGCCCAGCGATCCGAAGGCCCAGCGCTTCAGCTTCAATCTGCTCCTGGCGTTCATTCCGGCGGTGGTCTTCGGTCTGGCCTTCGCCGACCTGATCGAACACTGGCTGTTCAACCCGATTACCGTCGCGATGGCGCTGATCATCGGCGGGATCATCATGCTCTGGGCCGAGAAGCGCGCCCATACGATTCAGGCTGAAACGGTCGATGAGATGAACTGGAAACTGGCCCTGAAGGTCGGCTTCGCGCAGTGCCTGGCGCTGATTCCGGGGACATCGCGCTCGGGTGCCACCATTATCGGCGGGCTGGTATTCGGTCTGTCGCGCAAGGCCGCGACCGAGTTTTCCTTCTTTCTGGCGATGCCGACGATGGTTGCGGCCACGGTCTATTCGTTGTTCAAGTACCGCGACATTCTGCAGGTGAGCGACCTACCGATCTTCGCCATCGGTTTCGTCAGCACCTTCATCGTGGCGATGATCACCGTGCGTGCACTGCTCAAGTTCATCACCAGTCACAGCTACGCTGTGTTCGCCTGGTATCGCATCGCTTTTGGCCTGGTGATTCTCGCTACTTGGCAACTGCACCTGATCGACTGGAGCACTGCGCAGCCGTGA